A genomic region of Anopheles aquasalis chromosome Y, idAnoAquaMG_Q_19, whole genome shotgun sequence contains the following coding sequences:
- the LOC126579799 gene encoding peroxidase has protein sequence MIRLLAIVAAVAVIGSEGQFLAFDQHATECALYVNGPGKSSAFDYNLNLFRGAIAPAVHAEATTCITYDAINQAYLDARKRIRVSQPKGDWKTEDIATVGELLLDISIQLARTYGLSYEEIEKGLPSIDTSKTLIREVCPAFLSGVECRPGKYRRVDGLCNNLKHPTWGAAMTPFQRLIGPLYADGINAPRISITGHDLPLSRVVSRTIHPDEGYHDHAGTVFVIAWGQFMDHDFTLTATPLDPINRNDPEECCKRPPHLKHPYCNEIRVPDDDYFYRLFNVKCIDFVRGFPSPRPGCRLGSRQQFNTLTSVIDGNTIYGVNEKFTRKLRTGYNGLLRMNPVFAEYGLKDLLPLKLDIPDEGCTRPNKSMFCFEAGEIRVNEQLVLTCMHTLLAREHNRIATELGKINPHWDDETLFQEARRINIAIIQHITYNEFLPILLGKEVMEKFGLLTPKEGYWDGYDETINPAIIDSFASAAFRFGHSLLPTAVERWSKAHKFIASKRLSDLIRRPYDLYRAGVYDEYLMGLMNQVAQAMDDSITQEVTNHLFKKEGARFGMDLVSFNMQRGREFGVPGYMEFRKFCGLPTSDSFEELFGSMPNETVRRYESIFEHPADVDLWSGGVSERSLPGSMLGPTFACIIATQFSYVRRGDRFWYELPNQPSSFTPEQLQEIRKAKLARLICDNTDLIDTVQIYPMVLPDHEINPRVPCKSGILPSIDLSKWADYGHENHSPHQYQFLNDIPETIGFK, from the exons ATGATCAG GTTACTGGCGATAGTGGCCGCTGTTGCCGTGATTGGCAGCGAAGGGCAGTTCCTGGCCTTCGACCAGCATGCCACGGAGTGTGCACTGTACGTGAACGGGCCAGGCAAATCGTCCGCCTTCGACTACAATCTGAACCTGTTCCGCGGTGCGAT TGCACCGGCCGTGCATGCGGAGGCGACGACCTGCATCACGTACGATGCGATCAACCAGGCGTACCTGGACGCACGGAAGCGCATCCGGGTGTCGCAGCCGAAGGGCGACTGGAAGACGGAGGACATCGCGACCGTcggtgagctgctgctcgacatcTCGATCCAGCTCGCCCGCACCTACGGTCTGTCGTACGAGGAGATCGAGAAGGGTCTACCGTCGATCGACACGTCCAAGACGCTGATCCGCGAGGTCTGCCCGGCCTTCCTGTCCGGTGTCGAGTGCCGCCCGGGCAAGTACCGGCGCGTCGACGGGCTGTGCAACAACCTGAAGCACCCGACGTGGGGTGCGGCGATGACACCGTTCCAGCGGCTGATCGGTCCCCTGTACGCCGATGGTATCAATGCGCCCCGCATCTCGATCACCGGCCACGATCTGCCGCTGTCCCGTGTCGTCTCGCGTACCATCCACCCGGACGAGGGTTACCACGATCACGCCGGTACCGTGTTCGTGATTGCGTGGGGCCAGTTCATGGATCACGACTTTACGCTCACCGCGACACCGCTCGATCCGATCAACCGGAACGACCCGGAGGAGTGCTGCAAGCGGCCACCGCACCTGAAGCACCCGTACTGCAACGAGATCCGCGTCCCGGACGATGACTACTTCTACCGGCTGTTCAACGTGAAGTGTATCGACTTTGTGCGCGGTTTCCCGTCGCCCCGGCCCGGCTGCCGGCTCGGTTCGCGCCAGCAGTTCAACACCCTGACGTCCGTCATCGATGGGAACACGATCTACGGTGTGAACGAGAAGTTTACGCGCAAACTGCGCACCGGCTACAATGGGTTGCTGCGCATGAACCCGGTGTTCGCGGAGTACGGGCTGAAGGATCTGTTGCCGCTGAAGCTGGACATACCGGACGAGGGTTGCACGCGCCCGAACAAGAGCATGTTCTGCTTCGAGGCGGGCGAGATCCGGGTGAACGAGCAGCTGGTGCTGACCTGCATGCATACGCTGCTCGCCCGCGAACACAACCGGATCGCGACCGAGCTCGGCAAGATCAATCCGCACTGGGACGACGAGACGCTGTTCCAGGAGGCGCGCCGGATcaacatcgccatcatccaGCACATCACGTACAACGAGTTCCTGCCGATCCTGCTCGGCAAGGAGGTGATGGAGAAGTTCGGGCTGCTGACGCCGAAGGAGGGCTACTGGGATGGGTACGACGAGACGATCAACCCGGCCATCATCGACTCGTTCGCGTCGGCAGCGTTCCGGTTCGGTCACTCGCTCCTGCCGACCGCCGTCGAGCGCTGGTCGAAGGCGCACAAGTTCATCGCCTCGAAGCGGCTGTCCGATCTGATCCGCCGGCCGTACGATCTGTACCGGGCCGGTGTCTACGACGAGTACCTGATGGGCCTGATGAACCAGGTCGCCCAGGCCATGGACGATTCGATCACGCAGGAGGTGACGAACCATCTGTTCAAGAAGGAGGGCGCCCGCTTCGGTATGGATCTCGTCTCGTTCAACATGCAGCGGGGCCGCGAGTTCGGTGTGCCCGGTTACATGGAGTTCCGTAAGTTCTGCGGCCTGCCGACGTCCGACAGCTTCGAGGAGCTGTTTGGCTCGATGCCGAACGAAACCGTGCGCCGCTACGAGAGCATCTTCGA GCATCCGGCGGACGTGGATCTGTGGTCGGGTGGCGTGTCGGAGCGCTCGCTGCCGGGCTCGATGCTCGGGCCGACCTTCGCCTGTATCATCGCGACCCAGTTCAGCTACGTGCGCCGGGGTGACCGGTTCTGGTACGAGCTACCGAACCAGCCGTCCTCGTTCACGCCCGAGCAGCTGCAGGAGATCCGGAAGGCGAAGCTCGCCCGTCTCATCTGCGACAACACCGACCTCATCGATACGGTCCAGATCTACCCGATGGTGCTGCCGGATCATGAAAT CAACCCACGAGTGCCATGCAAGAGCGGTATCCTGCCCTCAATCGATCTGAGCAAATGGGCCGACTATGGCCACGAAAACCACTCGCCACACCAGTAT CAATTCCTGAACGACATTCCGGAGACGATCGGATTCAAGTAA